One Deferribacterota bacterium DNA segment encodes these proteins:
- a CDS encoding PAS domain-containing protein, giving the protein MKVLFKELIGKLLEGINIPIYVKMGNEYFLHNNKLKQINISDYFKKQLNNNKSNIAGFFKDNLVEFRVIELELGEDKLYLIIPKFYDLNSILIKVFSNAFKIYREKQHIEEKLKSEIKQLEKDRDKFELILNGQGNLFFVVDLDYNIKFANISLAKLLGCGTPKQLINKKCFKIVYKLDKPCKWCKMSEITSIKQQINQEVDTYIDGKKYCYDQIMYPVVFDNSVINIVESLNDITTYKEIAESMEKIDEEKKQIARKNLNNLKEIGALKKAYNEIYNEYLNTTKQVDKLNLLINKLVEYNNVRKSIELSEQLKNQTSENMLLKDKLKNTTARLSNYEKNIKELKNKAIYEINRLGNIIKNRKELDSSDIEKFIAFLDEHIKKYIKEDDNVS; this is encoded by the coding sequence ATGAAAGTATTATTTAAAGAGTTAATTGGGAAATTATTAGAAGGAATTAATATACCTATATATGTCAAGATGGGTAATGAATATTTTTTACACAACAATAAGCTGAAGCAAATTAATATATCAGATTATTTTAAAAAACAGTTAAATAATAATAAATCTAATATAGCCGGGTTTTTTAAGGATAATTTAGTTGAATTTAGGGTTATAGAGCTAGAACTGGGAGAAGACAAGCTATATCTCATAATTCCGAAATTTTATGATTTAAATAGTATTTTAATAAAAGTTTTTTCTAATGCTTTCAAAATATATAGAGAAAAACAACATATTGAGGAGAAATTAAAAAGTGAAATTAAACAGTTGGAGAAAGATAGAGATAAATTTGAACTTATATTAAATGGCCAAGGAAACCTTTTCTTTGTAGTTGATTTGGATTATAATATAAAATTTGCTAATATCTCACTAGCTAAATTGCTAGGTTGTGGAACACCAAAACAGTTAATTAACAAAAAATGTTTCAAAATAGTTTATAAATTAGATAAACCCTGCAAATGGTGTAAAATGAGCGAAATAACTAGTATTAAGCAACAGATTAACCAAGAAGTTGATACTTATATAGATGGTAAGAAATATTGTTATGATCAGATAATGTATCCTGTTGTATTTGATAATTCAGTTATAAACATTGTTGAGTCTTTAAATGATATAACTACTTATAAAGAGATAGCTGAATCAATGGAAAAAATTGATGAAGAGAAAAAACAGATAGCCAGGAAAAACCTTAATAATTTAAAGGAAATAGGTGCATTAAAAAAAGCTTATAACGAAATTTATAACGAATATTTAAACACAACAAAGCAGGTCGATAAACTTAACCTATTGATTAATAAATTGGTTGAATATAACAATGTAAGAAAGTCTATTGAACTATCTGAGCAGTTAAAAAATCAAACAAGTGAAAATATGTTACTCAAAGATAAGCTTAAAAATACAACAGCTAGGTTGAGTAATTATGAAAAAAATATAAAGGAATTGAAAAACAAAGCAATTTATGAAATAAATAGGCTTGGTAATATAATTAAGAATAGAAAGGAATTAGATAGTAGTGATATTGAAAAGTTTATCGCATTTTTAGATGAACATATTAAAAAATATATAAAGGAGGATGATAATGTCAGTTAG
- the gap gene encoding type I glyceraldehyde-3-phosphate dehydrogenase, giving the protein MSVRVGINGFGRIGRCVFRSALKGGLPIEFVAVNDLTDPLTLAHLLKYDSVHGIADFDIDHTDKSLIVNGKEIRVLSEKDPSNLGWGNLGVDVVIESTGLFRSREAASKHFDAGAKKVIITAPAKSPDITVVLGVNFDQYDSSKHHIISNASCTTNCLAPIVKVLHDNFGIQQGLMTTTHSYTNDQMILDLPHKDLRRARAAAVSMIPTTTGAAKAIGEVIPELKGKLDGLAIRVPTPNVSIVDLTCTIEKTATAEEINKAMQKAAEGELKGILEYCTEPVVSVDLKGNSSSSIFDAELTKVIGNTVKVFSWYDNEWGYSNRVAELATKVL; this is encoded by the coding sequence ATGTCAGTTAGAGTGGGTATTAATGGTTTTGGAAGGATTGGCAGATGTGTGTTTAGGTCTGCATTAAAGGGTGGATTGCCTATAGAATTTGTTGCTGTTAATGACTTGACAGATCCTTTAACCTTGGCACATCTATTAAAGTATGATTCAGTTCACGGTATTGCAGATTTTGATATTGATCACACTGATAAATCGCTAATTGTAAATGGAAAAGAGATAAGAGTATTAAGTGAAAAAGATCCATCAAATTTAGGTTGGGGTAATTTAGGTGTTGATGTTGTTATTGAATCTACAGGGTTGTTTAGATCTAGAGAAGCTGCATCGAAACATTTTGATGCAGGTGCAAAAAAAGTTATTATAACAGCACCTGCAAAATCTCCTGATATTACCGTTGTATTAGGTGTGAATTTTGATCAATACGATAGCTCGAAACATCATATTATATCTAATGCATCATGTACTACTAATTGTTTAGCTCCAATTGTAAAAGTATTGCATGATAATTTTGGTATTCAACAGGGATTGATGACAACAACGCATTCATATACTAATGACCAGATGATTTTAGATTTACCCCACAAAGATTTAAGGAGGGCTAGAGCTGCTGCTGTATCTATGATACCAACTACAACAGGCGCAGCAAAAGCAATAGGTGAAGTAATACCAGAGTTGAAAGGTAAACTTGATGGTTTGGCAATAAGGGTTCCCACACCTAACGTCTCAATTGTTGATCTAACTTGTACTATTGAGAAAACAGCAACTGCAGAAGAGATAAACAAAGCTATGCAAAAAGCAGCCGAAGGAGAGCTAAAGGGAATATTAGAGTATTGTACTGAACCTGTTGTATCAGTTGATTTAAAAGGGAACAGTAGTTCTTCAATTTTTGATGCAGAGCTTACAAAAGTTATAGGAAATACTGTAAAAGTATTTAGTTGGTATGATAATGAATGGGGATATTCAAATAGAGTAGCTGAATTAGCAACGAAAGTATTATAA
- a CDS encoding ComF family protein has translation MKKIKIKYKCLNCGFPSDVKVNYCKNCFDEKYFDKVFFYFYYKTPIDGIIKNMKFNNNIRSVYLLRRICKYLSLPEPLKYDIITMVPSHWKRRFIRLFHPADIMTKEISKLHNITLIKPAVRKRKTTYQWQLKYKERFRNIKGAFNLVRDVRNKNILLVDDIYTSGATVNELSKLFKYSGAKIVDCFILSIPEKLG, from the coding sequence TTGAAGAAGATTAAGATAAAATATAAATGTTTAAATTGTGGTTTTCCATCAGATGTTAAGGTTAACTATTGCAAAAACTGTTTTGATGAAAAATATTTTGATAAAGTATTTTTTTATTTTTATTATAAAACACCAATAGATGGAATAATAAAAAATATGAAGTTTAACAATAATATAAGATCTGTCTATTTATTGCGTAGAATCTGCAAGTATTTATCTTTACCAGAGCCATTAAAATATGATATAATTACTATGGTTCCAAGCCATTGGAAAAGGAGATTTATAAGGCTTTTTCATCCTGCTGATATTATGACTAAAGAGATCTCTAAATTACATAATATAACATTGATAAAGCCAGCTGTTAGGAAAAGAAAAACGACTTACCAGTGGCAGCTAAAATATAAGGAGAGGTTCAGAAACATAAAGGGCGCCTTTAATTTAGTTAGAGATGTTAGGAATAAAAATATATTACTTGTTGATGATATCTATACATCAGGAGCAACAGTTAATGAGTTGTCGAAGCTTTTTAAATATAGTGGTGCAAAAATAGTGGATTGTTTTATATTATCGATACCTGAAAAACTAGGATGA